A part of Desulfomicrobium baculatum DSM 4028 genomic DNA contains:
- a CDS encoding DUF3592 domain-containing protein translates to MFSTLRKMILLVLGIPFVILGTRFLLDAGQSALVHQAAASWTPITVELVSVDHFSSEDQALGNQTLVDYRYEFEGRAFEGQFSCIGDECPQKDLHLSLRAAQEEKRPVAALVDPDDPAQSLLYRNLYMPLFLLKAGVGLFCFLTGSVAVIFGVYLLSGAGATKGAK, encoded by the coding sequence ATGTTTTCCACCTTGCGCAAAATGATTCTGCTCGTGCTGGGCATCCCTTTTGTCATCCTCGGCACCCGCTTCCTGCTGGATGCCGGACAAAGCGCCCTGGTTCATCAGGCCGCCGCATCATGGACGCCGATCACTGTCGAACTCGTTTCCGTGGATCATTTTTCCAGCGAGGACCAGGCGCTGGGCAACCAGACCCTGGTCGACTACCGCTACGAGTTCGAAGGACGCGCCTTTGAGGGACAATTCTCATGCATCGGAGATGAATGTCCGCAAAAGGACCTGCACCTGTCCCTGCGTGCGGCGCAGGAGGAAAAGCGGCCCGTGGCCGCGCTGGTCGATCCGGACGACCCTGCGCAATCCCTGCTCTACCGCAACCTTTACATGCCCCTCTTTCTGCTCAAGGCGGGGGTCGGCCTTTTCTGCTTCCTGACCGGCAGCGTGGCCGTCATATTCGGCGTCTATCTGTTGAGCGGGGCCGGCGCGACAAAGGGGGCCAAATGA
- a CDS encoding heavy-metal-associated domain-containing protein: MPVIKISGMSCAHCTGSVTRLLEATPGISNITVTLTPGQASFDAAPEINLDQVKEAIRKIGFDPQD; encoded by the coding sequence ATGCCAGTTATCAAAATTTCAGGAATGTCATGCGCCCACTGCACGGGTTCCGTGACCAGGCTGCTTGAGGCAACGCCCGGCATCTCGAACATCACCGTGACCCTCACCCCCGGCCAGGCCAGCTTCGACGCCGCGCCCGAGATCAATCTCGACCAGGTCAAAGAGGCGATCCGCAAAATCGGCTTCGACCCGCAGGATTAG
- the map gene encoding type I methionyl aminopeptidase: MLFRNSKLRLNRRSLSSSVADEYWKRYRIKLKDKAAVAGIAQAGDLVVRTLNMIGVHIAPGITTDALNTLVHDFTLEHGAVPAPLGYRGFPKSTCVSVNDEICHGIPGPRELREGDIVNVDVTSIKDGWFADANRTFFVGEVSPEARRLVDVTAQCLARGIAAVRPGATLGDVGHAVQSHAEEAGYSVVRELVGHGVGHAFHEQPQVNHTGRPGLGIVLVPGMVFTIEPMINQGGLAIRRLDDDWTVVTADGSLSAQFEQTVLVTEKGVRSLTPYPL; the protein is encoded by the coding sequence ATGCTTTTTCGCAATTCGAAATTACGACTGAACCGCCGGAGCTTAAGCTCGTCCGTGGCGGATGAATATTGGAAACGGTATCGCATCAAATTGAAAGACAAGGCCGCCGTGGCGGGCATCGCACAAGCCGGAGATCTTGTGGTCCGCACCCTGAACATGATCGGCGTCCACATTGCTCCCGGAATCACGACCGATGCACTGAACACCCTGGTCCACGACTTCACTCTGGAACATGGGGCAGTGCCTGCCCCCCTCGGCTATCGGGGATTTCCGAAGAGCACGTGCGTATCCGTCAACGACGAGATCTGCCACGGCATCCCCGGCCCGCGCGAGCTGCGCGAGGGCGACATCGTCAACGTCGACGTGACCAGCATCAAGGACGGCTGGTTCGCCGACGCCAACCGCACGTTTTTCGTCGGCGAGGTCTCGCCCGAGGCCAGAAGGCTGGTGGACGTGACGGCGCAGTGTCTGGCCCGCGGCATCGCGGCCGTGCGTCCGGGGGCGACCCTTGGCGACGTGGGCCATGCCGTTCAGAGCCATGCCGAGGAGGCCGGGTATTCCGTGGTGCGTGAACTCGTCGGCCACGGGGTGGGGCACGCCTTTCACGAACAGCCCCAGGTCAACCACACCGGGCGTCCCGGCCTTGGCATCGTGCTGGTGCCGGGCATGGTCTTCACCATCGAGCCCATGATCAACCAGGGCGGCCTGGCCATCCGGCGGCTCGATGACGACTGGACCGTGGTCACGGCCGACGGCTCCCTTTCGGCCCAGTTCGAGCAGACCGTGCTGGTCACCGAGAAAGGGGTGCGTAGTCTGACTCCGTATCCGCTCTGA
- a CDS encoding 4Fe-4S dicluster domain-containing protein has translation MSGKSFFVDLTKCTACRGCQIACKQWNKLPAEQTRNHGSHQNPMDVSAITYKTVHMKEVADDKGFMAAWLFFPEQCRHCTEPPCKMTADAYDDTAILQDEVTGAITFTEKTKDLPDFDEIREACPYNIPRQDAATKVMTKCTMCLDRVQNGLKPACVQACPTGTMNFGDRDEMLALAEKRLAEVQKKFPDAVLGDADSTRVIYLYQMAPQKFHDFAVAAATTPGLMNRKAMFAKLFGSTSRSKA, from the coding sequence ATGTCAGGAAAATCATTCTTCGTCGATCTGACCAAATGTACGGCCTGCCGCGGTTGTCAGATCGCATGCAAGCAGTGGAACAAACTCCCGGCCGAGCAGACCAGAAACCATGGGTCGCACCAGAACCCCATGGATGTTTCGGCCATCACCTATAAAACCGTGCACATGAAAGAAGTTGCCGACGACAAGGGCTTCATGGCCGCCTGGCTCTTCTTTCCGGAACAGTGCCGGCATTGCACCGAACCCCCCTGCAAAATGACCGCCGATGCCTATGACGACACGGCCATTCTGCAGGACGAGGTCACCGGCGCCATCACCTTCACTGAAAAAACCAAGGATTTGCCTGATTTCGATGAAATCCGCGAAGCCTGCCCCTACAACATTCCGCGTCAGGATGCGGCCACCAAGGTCATGACCAAGTGCACAATGTGCCTTGACCGTGTGCAGAACGGCCTCAAACCCGCCTGCGTGCAGGCCTGCCCGACCGGAACAATGAACTTCGGAGATCGGGACGAGATGTTGGCTTTGGCTGAAAAACGTCTGGCCGAGGTGCAGAAGAAATTCCCTGACGCGGTGTTGGGCGACGCCGATTCGACCAGGGTCATCTACCTCTACCAGATGGCACCGCAGAAGTTTCACGACTTTGCGGTGGCCGCAGCCACCACGCCTGGGCTCATGAACCGCAAGGCCATGTTCGCCAAGCTCTTCGGCTCGACTTCCAGAAGCAAGGCCTAG
- the fdnG gene encoding formate dehydrogenase-N subunit alpha encodes MKLGRREFVKLTAAATAVTAFGGLGFDLAPTKAHAQLLSLRKGKETTSVCCYCSVGCGLIVTTDEKTGRAINIEGDPDHPINEGALCAKGAAIYQLAENPQRITKVQYRAPGSDKWEEKSWDWAITEIAKRVKKVRDESFTEKNAKGEVVNRTEGLASVGSAAMDNEECWIYQAFLRSLGLTYIEHQARIUHSATVAALAESFGRGAMTNHWIDFKNSDCILIMGSNAAENHPICWKWVTRAQEAGATVIHVDPRYTRTSSKSDMYVPLRSGSDIGVLGGMIKYILDNDLTQKEYVLHYTNASFLVSKDFSFKDGLFSGFDEAGRKYDKKSWDFEMDENGVPKRDMTLKDPRCVYQILKKHYERYDSKKVSAISGSPEDQLLAFYKAYTATGKPDKAGTILYAMGWTQHTVGVQNIRAMSIIQLLLGNMGVAGGGVNALRGESNVQGSTDQALLFHIIPGYMATPRANWATLEDYNKANTPVSKDPKSVNWWQHKPKYLASLLKSFYKEADLPTAYTWMPKLDVGQNASWLVLFDKMLKGQFKGFFAWGMNPAASGADSNKTREALSKLDWMVNVNLFENETGSFWKGPGVDPKKIKTEVFFLPCSVSVEKEGSISNSGRWMQWRYAGPKPMGESKPDGDIIYELALKIRELYEKEKGAFPDPVLGLNVDDWGDGHVFDPHKVAKLINGYFLKDTTIKGADGKETVYKAGSQVPSFVMLQADGSTCAGNWIYTASYTDKGNMSERRDKTQTPEQANIGLFPGWTWSWPVNRRIIYNRASVDMTGKPWAPQKPVLAWDGANKKWLIDVVDGGGDAGAKYPFIMQKHGVGQIYGPGLNDGPLPEYYEPLECPVTEHPFSTQLNSPTALMFAEDAHKRTTCDPRFPFVCTSYRVTEHWQTGVLTRWLPWLTEAQPQMFCEMSEELAELKGIKNGEKVILENPRGQLWAIAIVTKRLKPFDVMGNPVHVVGIPWHYGWVWPKDGGDAANLLTPAVGDPNTGIPETKAFMVNVKKA; translated from the coding sequence ATGAAACTGGGAAGAAGAGAATTCGTCAAACTCACGGCCGCTGCGACAGCGGTCACGGCCTTCGGGGGCCTCGGGTTTGACCTGGCGCCGACCAAGGCCCATGCTCAGCTTTTGAGCTTGCGCAAAGGCAAGGAAACCACCTCGGTCTGCTGCTACTGTTCGGTAGGCTGCGGACTCATCGTCACCACCGACGAGAAAACAGGGCGCGCCATAAACATCGAAGGCGACCCGGATCATCCCATCAACGAAGGCGCCCTCTGTGCCAAAGGCGCGGCCATTTACCAGCTGGCGGAAAATCCCCAGCGCATCACCAAGGTGCAGTACCGTGCACCCGGCAGCGACAAGTGGGAAGAAAAGAGCTGGGATTGGGCCATCACGGAGATCGCCAAGCGCGTCAAGAAAGTCCGTGACGAATCCTTCACCGAAAAGAACGCCAAGGGCGAAGTCGTCAACCGCACCGAAGGCCTGGCCTCCGTCGGCTCGGCCGCCATGGACAACGAGGAATGCTGGATCTACCAGGCCTTCCTGCGCAGTCTGGGGCTAACGTACATAGAGCATCAGGCCCGTATTTGACACAGCGCAACTGTTGCGGCTCTGGCAGAGTCGTTCGGACGCGGCGCGATGACCAACCACTGGATCGACTTCAAGAACAGTGATTGCATTTTGATAATGGGCAGCAACGCTGCCGAAAACCACCCCATCTGTTGGAAATGGGTCACCAGGGCGCAGGAAGCAGGCGCGACGGTCATTCACGTCGACCCGCGTTACACCCGCACCTCCTCCAAGTCGGACATGTACGTTCCCCTGCGGTCGGGCTCCGACATCGGTGTCCTGGGCGGCATGATCAAGTACATTCTGGACAATGACCTGACTCAGAAGGAATACGTTCTCCACTATACCAACGCCTCTTTTCTCGTTTCCAAGGATTTCAGCTTCAAGGACGGCCTGTTCTCCGGCTTCGACGAGGCTGGACGCAAGTACGACAAGAAGTCCTGGGACTTTGAAATGGACGAGAACGGCGTGCCCAAGCGGGACATGACCTTGAAAGATCCCCGCTGCGTGTATCAGATCCTGAAAAAACACTACGAGCGTTACGACTCCAAGAAAGTTTCCGCCATCTCCGGTTCTCCCGAAGACCAGCTGCTGGCCTTCTACAAGGCGTACACCGCCACGGGCAAACCGGACAAGGCAGGCACCATCCTGTATGCCATGGGCTGGACCCAGCACACCGTCGGCGTGCAGAACATACGCGCCATGAGCATCATCCAGCTGCTGCTGGGCAACATGGGCGTGGCCGGCGGCGGCGTGAACGCGCTGCGCGGCGAATCCAACGTCCAGGGCTCCACCGACCAGGCCCTGCTCTTCCACATCATCCCCGGTTACATGGCCACCCCGCGTGCCAACTGGGCGACCCTGGAAGACTACAACAAGGCCAACACTCCGGTCAGCAAGGACCCCAAGAGCGTCAACTGGTGGCAGCACAAACCCAAGTACTTAGCCAGCCTGCTCAAGTCCTTCTACAAGGAAGCCGACCTGCCCACCGCCTACACCTGGATGCCCAAGCTCGATGTAGGACAGAATGCCTCCTGGCTGGTACTCTTCGATAAGATGCTCAAAGGCCAGTTCAAGGGCTTCTTCGCCTGGGGCATGAACCCCGCCGCCAGTGGCGCGGACTCCAACAAGACCCGCGAAGCCCTGTCCAAGCTGGACTGGATGGTCAACGTCAACTTGTTCGAGAACGAGACTGGTTCCTTCTGGAAGGGCCCGGGCGTTGATCCCAAGAAGATCAAGACCGAAGTCTTCTTCCTGCCCTGCTCGGTCTCGGTAGAAAAGGAAGGCTCCATCTCCAACTCCGGCCGCTGGATGCAGTGGCGCTACGCCGGTCCCAAGCCCATGGGCGAGTCCAAGCCCGACGGCGACATCATCTATGAACTGGCGCTCAAAATCCGCGAGCTGTACGAGAAGGAAAAGGGCGCGTTCCCCGATCCGGTCCTCGGCCTCAACGTCGACGATTGGGGCGATGGACACGTTTTCGATCCGCACAAGGTCGCAAAGCTCATCAACGGTTACTTCCTGAAAGACACGACCATCAAGGGCGCTGACGGCAAGGAAACCGTGTACAAAGCGGGCAGCCAGGTTCCGAGCTTCGTGATGCTGCAGGCCGACGGCTCGACCTGCGCCGGTAACTGGATCTACACCGCCTCCTACACCGACAAGGGCAACATGTCCGAACGCCGCGACAAGACCCAGACCCCGGAACAGGCCAATATCGGCCTCTTCCCCGGATGGACCTGGTCCTGGCCGGTCAACCGCCGCATCATCTACAACAGGGCTTCCGTCGACATGACCGGCAAACCCTGGGCACCGCAGAAGCCTGTCCTGGCATGGGACGGCGCGAACAAGAAGTGGCTCATCGACGTGGTCGATGGCGGCGGAGACGCAGGCGCCAAGTATCCCTTCATCATGCAGAAGCATGGCGTGGGACAGATCTATGGCCCGGGCCTCAACGACGGTCCGTTGCCCGAATACTACGAACCCCTGGAATGTCCGGTCACCGAGCATCCCTTCTCCACGCAGCTCAACAGCCCCACGGCCCTCATGTTTGCCGAAGACGCTCACAAGCGCACCACCTGCGACCCGCGCTTCCCGTTCGTGTGCACCTCGTACCGGGTCACCGAGCACTGGCAGACGGGCGTACTGACCCGCTGGCTGCCCTGGCTGACGGAAGCCCAGCCGCAGATGTTCTGCGAAATGAGCGAGGAACTGGCTGAACTCAAAGGGATCAAGAACGGCGAAAAGGTCATTCTGGAGAATCCGCGCGGACAGCTCTGGGCCATCGCCATCGTCACCAAGCGCTTGAAGCCTTTTGACGTCATGGGCAACCCTGTCCATGTCGTGGGTATCCCCTGGCACTACGGTTGGGTCTGGCCCAAGGACGGCGGGGATGCGGCCAACCTGCTGACTCCTGCTGTCGGCGATCCGAACACCGGCATCCCGGAAACCAAGGCCTTCATGGTCAACGTGAAGAAAGCGTAA
- a CDS encoding transposase, with the protein MNFQDFENIVKNENSAKKFMLQFCWKNHQRFCPKCRSRKLYSLRDGKRRCSRCSYTFHDFSQRFINNGNLSAQQWLRLIKLFELEVPTGRMAEQLGITYNTAYKAATTLRMAILAHSLDARLIIRSIEGLDFSKSGKFHLDMSTKTGGRMPVFGIVERGPHVFADLIPELDGDSIIHFKMNFHLKTASLGKIIYTDRFKQYAALLVGGSHLSAIYNIRHADKGLFIDSSKGFWSFSKDWFRRLKGISPRNFPLYIKELEFRYNHKNDDIFSILAEYLCAMVPDFED; encoded by the coding sequence ATGAATTTTCAAGATTTTGAAAATATAGTAAAAAATGAAAATTCAGCAAAAAAGTTTATGTTGCAATTTTGCTGGAAAAACCATCAACGATTTTGCCCCAAATGCCGCAGCCGCAAACTCTATTCCTTGCGGGACGGCAAGCGGCGTTGCTCCCGCTGTTCGTACACCTTTCACGACTTCAGCCAGCGCTTCATAAACAACGGCAATCTTTCCGCCCAGCAATGGCTGCGCCTCATCAAACTCTTCGAACTGGAGGTGCCCACGGGCCGCATGGCGGAACAGCTCGGCATCACCTACAACACCGCCTACAAGGCGGCGACCACCCTGCGCATGGCCATCCTGGCGCATTCCCTGGACGCACGCCTGATCATCCGCTCCATCGAGGGCCTTGATTTCTCGAAATCCGGAAAATTCCATTTGGACATGAGCACGAAGACCGGTGGCCGCATGCCCGTTTTCGGCATCGTGGAACGCGGCCCGCACGTATTCGCCGACCTCATTCCCGAACTTGACGGGGACAGCATCATCCATTTCAAGATGAACTTTCATCTGAAGACCGCCAGTCTGGGCAAAATCATCTACACGGACCGCTTCAAGCAGTACGCGGCGCTGCTGGTCGGTGGCAGTCATCTGTCCGCAATCTACAACATCCGCCACGCCGACAAAGGACTGTTCATAGATTCCTCCAAGGGATTCTGGTCCTTCTCCAAGGACTGGTTCAGACGTTTGAAAGGCATCTCTCCCAGAAACTTCCCGCTTTACATCAAGGAATTGGAATTCCGCTACAATCACAAGAACGATGATATATTCTCCATCCTGGCCGAATATCTCTGCGCCATGGTGCCGGACTTTGAGGATTAA